The following proteins come from a genomic window of Platichthys flesus chromosome 1, fPlaFle2.1, whole genome shotgun sequence:
- the csnk2a2a gene encoding casein kinase 2, alpha prime polypeptide a isoform X1, whose product MPGSTPASSKARVYTDVNTQKNREYWDYDAHVPNWSNQDNYQLVRKLGRGKYSEVFEAINVTNNEKVVVKILKPVKKKKIKREIKILENLRGGTNIIRLVDTVKDPVSRTPALVFECINNTDFKELYQKLTDYDIRFYMYELLKALDYCHSMGIMHRDVKPHNVMIDHQLRKLRLIDWGLAEFYHPAQEYNVRVASRYFKGPELLVDYQMYDYSLDMWSLGCMLASMIFLKEPFFHGQDNYDQLVRIAKVLGTDELFGYLHKYHIELDTRFKDLLGQQTRKRWEQFIQSENQHLVSPEALDLLDKLLRYDHQQRLTAAEAMQHPYFYPVVKEHANANTDGTKALSSSNAT is encoded by the exons CAATCAAGACAATTATCAGCTGGTTCGTAAACTGGGTCGAGGGAAATACAGTGAAGTGTTCGAGGCCATTAATGTGACCAACAATGAGAAGGTGGTGGTGAAAATCCTCAAG CCcgtcaagaagaagaaaatcaaaagGGAAATCAAAATTCTTGAAAACTTGCGTGGAGGAACCAACATCATCCGCCTGGTGGACACAGTGAAAGACCCCGTG TCCAGAACACCAGCGCTTGTCTTTGAGTGCATCAATAACACAGATTTTAAG GAGCTTTACCAGAAGCTGACAGACTATGACATCAGATTCTACATGTATGAGCTGCTCAAG gCTCTGGACTACTGTCACAGTATGGGGATCATGCACAGAGACGTGAAGCCCCACAACGTGATGATCGACCACCAGCTGAGAAAG CTACGTCTCATAGATTGGGGTTTGGCAGAGTTCTACCATCCCGCTCAGGAATACAATGTCAGGGTAGCGTCTCGCTATTTCAAAGGCCCTGAGCTGCTAGTGGACTACCAG ATGTATGACTATAGTTTGGACATGTGGAGTCTGGGCTGCATGTTGGCCAGCATGATCTTCCTGAAAGAGCCATTTTTTCATGGCCAGGACAACTACGATCAG CTGGTCCGCATCGCTAAGGTCCTGGGCACCGACGAGCTGTTCGGCTACCTGCACAAGTATCACATAGAACTGGACACGCGCTTCAAAGACCTGCTGGGACA ACAAACACGGAAGCGCTGGGAGCAGTTCATCCAATCAGAGAACCAGCACCTGGTGAGTCCGGAGGCTCTGGACCTGCTGGACAAGCTGCTGCGCTACGACCACCAGCAGAGGCTGACGGCGGCCGAGGCCATGCAGCACCCGTACTTCT ATCCTGTGGTGAAGGAACACGCAAACGCCAACACCGACGGCACAAAGGCATTAAGCAGCTCCAATGCAACATGA
- the kiaa0895l gene encoding microtubule-associated tyrosine carboxypeptidase encodes MVLNSGDVFMDPVEGERVGRSGDQLEPDVPADPRKTTSGSAAATRLSAKSSNVAKKEKVSHNGVPAQSTSSLVERRSSSALRGGATARPPLRRPLSLDMTPQRLRASQEQVADRRVLKPPWRSGSVVPSPPARSLTSPSLGAGGWMRRSESSCSVNYSLGYRASKGQLRPAVSLPHIAKQVGGTTLPTSTRPCLLIALRPLNLEQEKQMFFESDYKYEPQFEYAQPEPRSMLEKYQEGSGLFLQQAIGIMECVLRKFGSYENFEEVTGGNVLPKCQVWAAVRKYLQKEGCVGEVVVRLSDELLSQAVMVVESCRPTLTINLARARQHWLEGMLRHEIGTHYLRGVNNQLQQWATSDGRKQFGLKPANPTEEGLASLHSVLLRKQPYLWRAALLYYTVQHAAHMSFTQLFTHIAQYVQDPDVRWEYCLRAKRGQTDTSQPGCFSKDQVYLDGILRILRHRKSIDFKMLTSLGKVSYEDVERLRHLAVLQRTRVPHFMRDQERYLQHLDHIVAVNELDDSALKHLLP; translated from the exons ATGGTGTTGAACTCAGGTGACGTCTTCATGGATCCGGTCGAGGGTGAACGTGTTGGGAGGAGTGGGGACCAGTTGGAGCCAGATGTCCCAGCAGATCCACGGAAAACCACCAGCGGCTCCGCTGCAGCGACCAGATTGTCGGCCAAGAGTAGCAATGTTGCCAAGAAGGAGAAGGTGTCCCACAACGGAGTCCCAGCCCAGTCCACCAGCAGCCTGGTAGAGAGGAGGTCATCATCAGCATTAAGAGGTGGGGCCACGGCCAGACCCCCGCTCCGCCGGCCCCTCAGCCTGGATATGACGCCCCAGCGCCTACGAGCCTCTCAGGAGCAGGTTGCGGACAGGCGGGTCCTGAAGCCTCCTTGGCGCAGCGGGTCGGTGGTCCCCTCGCCCCCGGCACGCAGCCTGACCAGCCCCAGCCTGGGGGCCGGCGGCTGGATGCGGCGGAGTGAAAGCTCCTGCTCAGTCAACTACTCCCTGGGCTACCGGGCAAGCAAGGGGCAACTGCGACCTGCCGTGTCACTGCCCCACATAGCCAAACAGGTGGGGGGCACGACGCTGCCTACCTCCACCAGGCCCTGTTTGCTCATTGCCCTCAGACCTCTGAACttggagcaggagaagcagaTGTTCTTTGAGTCCGACTACAAGTACGAGCCTCAATTTGAGTATGCCCAGCCTGAGCCGAGGAGCATGCTGGAGAAGTACCAGGAGGGCTCGGGCCTCTTCCTCCAGCAG gccATTGGAATCATGGAGTGCGTCCTGAGGAAGTTTGGCTCCTATGAGAACTTTGAGGAGGTGACGGGGGGTAACGTGCTTCCTAAGTGTCAGGTCTGGGCGGCTGTACGTAAATACCTGCAGAAAGAAGGCTGTGTGGGAGAG GTGGTTGTGCGTTTGTCTGACGAGCTGCTGTCTCAGGCggtgatggtggtggagagCTGTCGTCCCACTCTGACCATCAACCTGGCGAGGGCTCGGCAGCACTGGCTGGAGGGGATGCTGCGACATGAGATCG GGACACATTATCTACGAGGCGTcaacaaccagctgcagcagtgggCCACCTCGGACGGGAGGAAGCAGTTCGGCCTCAAACCGGCGAACCCCACGGAGGAGGGCCTGGCCAGCCTGCACAGCGTGCTGCTCCGGAAGCAGCCGTACCTCTGGAGGGCCGCGCTGCTCTACTACACCGTGCAGCACGCCGCTCACATGAGCTTCACACAACTCTTCACACACATCGCACAATACGTCCAGGACCCCGACGTCCGCTGGGAATACTGCCTGAGAGCCAAGAGGGGGCAGACCGACACCTCCCAGCCag gctGCTTCAGCAAAGACCAGGTGTATCTGGACGGAATTCTTCGGATTCTTCGTCATCGAAAGTCGATCGACTTCAAGATGTTGACGTCTTTAGGAAAG GTGTCCTACGAGGACGTGGAGAGGCTGAGACACCTGGCGGTGCTCCAGAGGACCAGAGTCCCTCACTTCATGCGAGACCAGGAGCGGTACCTGCAACATCTGGATCACATCGTGGCCGTCAACGAACTGGACGACTCCGCTCTGAAACATCTGCTGCCTTGA